One window of the Rhipicephalus sanguineus isolate Rsan-2018 chromosome 2, BIME_Rsan_1.4, whole genome shotgun sequence genome contains the following:
- the LOC119382512 gene encoding dehydrodolichyl diphosphate synthase complex subunit nus1-like: protein MAGDFVPGRPLRNLAMAVAGVFGYAVLLVIQYYVLAHMTTKYWLRKWRHRIEHAAINAATGYASVVVIKERTHELADKPRHVGLLFLEEKIDLEVVAKVILWCLALGVESASAYDINGTLLNKLDTLKEIMKNTLVDARYKKSAVEFVVARPEGEEDECTQGGEEEFTGLPVYVVTPVDGKGGLVAAFRKICDDCKLGIIDEKDITQEMLDKYIKAEYRGMPEPQLAMRFGGWGSVLGYPAWHINYSEILDLGSHRNVLLSEFIEALEKYNKIEKRFGK from the exons ATGGCAGGAGACTTTGTGCCCGGCCGGCCCCTGCGCAATTTGGCAATGGCCGTGGCCGGTGTGTTCGGCTATGCGGTGTTACTGGTGATCCAGTACTACGTGCTGGCGCACATGACAACCAAGTACTGGTTGCGCAAGTGGCGCCACCGTATTGAGCACGCGGCAATCAATGCAGCCACGGGCTATGCCTCCGTGGTGGTCATCAAGGAGCGGACGCACGAGCTCGCCGACAAGCCCCGACACGTGGGCCTGTTGTTTCTCGAAGAGAAGATCGACCTCGAGGTTGTGGCCAAGGTCATACTTTGGTGCCTGGCGCTGGGAGTCGAGTCAGCATCTGCCTACGATATTAACG GAACCCTGCTGAACAAGTTGGACACTCTCAAGGAAATCATGAAGAACACGCTCGTAGACGCTCGCTACAAGAAAAGCGCCGTCGAGTTCGTCGTGGCCAGACCTGAAG GCGAGGAGGACGAGTGCACCCAAGGCGGCGAGGAAGAGTTCACGGGCCTTCCCGTGTACGTGGTGACGCCGGTCGACGGCAAAGGCGGCCTCGTCGCGGCTTTCAGGAAGATTTGCGACGACTGCAAGCTAGGCATCATCGACGAAAAGGACATCACGCAGGAGATGCTAGATAAATACATCAAAG CCGAGTACAGGGGAATGCCGGAGCCGCAGCTTGCCATGCGCTTTGGAGGATGGGGCTCCGTTCTGGGCTATCCGGCTTGGCACATAAACTACAGCGAAATACT GGACCTGGGTAGCCACAGGAACGTGCTACTGTCCGAGTTCATCGAGGCCCTGGAAAAGTACAACAAAATAGAGAAGCGTTTTGGCAAGTAA